The sequence ttgtccttattgaatttcatcctatttacctcCGACCATTTCTCCCGTTTGTCCAGATCgtttttgaattttcatcctgtcctccaaagcacttgcaacccctccccgcttggtgtcatccacaaactttatcagtgcaCTCTCTGTGCCAGTAACAGACTATAAATATCTGGAAAATTTCCCTGCTTTCGAGGAAATCCCGTGTTTAGCCTGCCAGTTCTGGCCAAACGCCAGCTGCAAATCACTTTGGAAAAGATCCCAGAGAGGCTTTTGTTAGCGCCTCCCGCTACCCCACCCCACTGCTACCCACCCAGGGACCCTGGGAGCTGGGCCCAATCCCTCACTCAGCCCCCCTCACCCTGATGTCTCTCCGTAGCCCCCTGCCGGGTCCCTACTGATCACCAGAGCGTGGGCCAGATCTGGGCTCCCTGCTGCTAttaccccctccctctccccctccgctTCCTCACAAATCTAATTAATAACCACTCGTAAATGACACCAGTGTCTGTGAGAATGAACTCACCCAGCTCTGGTGGGGAACAGAAGAGGGAGGCGGAGGGAGTGTGTGGGGACAAGTAAAACTCCCCGCTTTCTTCCAAATCGCAGACACAGCCCTCCCCGCATCgggtcccttccctgcccccatctaCACCCCACCTGTGTTGTGATACCCCGACCCTCCCCTACCCTGGGCAAAGGTctccatgaaaacctcctcagttGCCCCTAAGAAACCCCCCCAACAGCCCCCTGATATCCTCCTCAGAGCCCACCAATATCTCCCCAAACTCTCCCTCAGAGACCCTCAACATCCCTCCTCAGAGCCCACCAATATCTCCCCAACCTCCCCCTCAGAGACCTGTGACACCCCCCTCAGAGACCCCCAATATCTTCCCAACCTCTCCCCTCAGAGGCCCCCAATATcttcccagcctcccccctcAGAGATCCCCAATATCTGACCTCAGAAACCCTCTGATGTCCCCCCTCAGAAATCCCCAATATCTCTCCAACCTCCCACCTCAGGGAACTGCGACACCCCCCTCAGAGGCCCCCAATATCTTCCCAATCTCCCCCCTCAGAGATCCGAATACCCCCCTCAGACCTCCAATATCTCTCCAACATCCCCCCTCAGAGCACCCCTAATCTCCCCCCTCAGAgacccccaacctccctcctcaGCAACCCCAATATCCCCCCTCAGAGACCCCCAATATCTCCCCAACCTCCCCCCTCAGAGATCCCCAATATCCGACCCCAGAAACCCCCTGACATCCCCCATCAGAGACCCCCAATATCTCCTCAACGTCCTCTTCAGACCCCCCAATATCTTCCCTGGAGGTAGACAGAGGAGCAGGGAGCAGCACGTGGATGTGGGGGGAAGCGTGGAGCTTAGCGACTGCAGCAAAGAACTCCATGGGCCACATGTTTGAGAGCCCTGGACTAGACCACCAGAGTTGTCCCTTCGGGCCTTGAAATCTATAAGCGGAGCTAACGCCGCTGGGAGGCACCGGCACCAGGGATAGGCTCCACTCCTGGCTGTTGGTTTTCTGGAAGAGGAGCCCCCGTGGGACAAGGGGATCAAGCCCAGAGAGGGGCGGATGATGCTTCAGTAGCGCTGGATTTTGGTTCCAGTTTTGCATGCTGTGGACAGGCCCAGGGAGAAGCCTGGggcctgctcccccaccccactgcggaggcctggggcccgttcctcaccccccccccattcccatgggggcgggggctgcgtaggaccccagaatagctaggaaTGGCCCTGCAGGCTACAAAGGCTAGTTCGTGTCCTCTCTacatggagggagggatggactgGGCAAGATGGTGCAGCTCTGGGGCGCAAGGCTGTGGAGCTGGGGgaattggctggtgcctttctctgtgtgattcgtgAGTGGCTCAGGAGCCTTCATGCAActcagctgggtgtggggctccaatgctgatggctgagtgatcacagtgcccggaggggtttgctccttgtcactagcaaagcactgtgagagacagcccagggtGGAGAGTTAAGAGGGCaaagtggtaccccagttccaagttgTGCCCGGGGGACCCCATCACAGTATACATCTGCAGCAGCACAAGGGTTAACCCGAGGACAGGTCTCAGCAGGCTCCAGATTCCCAGGGATCTGGAcggagaaactgagtcacaacTCAGGATTCTGGGGAATTAtggcaaatatttttctttattgagcaaagtaaaataaaatcctCAGAGAAGCAcaagccctgggctggagcagcgAGAGGCAACAGCAGATTGCAGACAGTGGTAGAAAGGGATACAGCAGCCAGCGCATTCTGGATCAGTGTAAATCAAATCCAGTGTCAACACCGAATCTCACTGTCCTCGCTCTTACGCTGGCTTTACATTGCAGGGAGGCCAACAGTTACTCCTCAATTGCGCTGAGCAGACTCACCCGTGAGGTCCCTGATGGGGTAACTCGTGACATCTATCGGCCtgtctgagagcagaattcacCCCTCCCCACGAGCTTGTCCCTTCATTTATGCTCTGGATGGCATTTTAGGTGCACTTTGCTCAGGTGAGAATGACAACACCAGGTGCAATCTGGATCCATTCCTGGATTCTCTCCCCAATgctggaggggagtgggatctagtggttagagcgggggtgggaggctgggagccaagCCTCCTGGGGTCCTtccctggctctggaaggggtAACCTAGATACTGTGATAGTAAGAAACATTTTTTACCCTTCTCAGGACAAACGCATTGGAGGAAGGGccttggtgggggtggagtgttGCTGAAGGGAAACCCCCTCCAAtagctctgggaaggagggtgaATATACCGTAGCGAGTGAGTATCTCATGGTCCCAGCTCGCTGCTTTTTCACTGCCCCATCCCAACCCCCCCGGCCTGTCTCAGCTGACAGTGCCGGCTTTGCCTTGTCGCTGGGTGAGGTTAGTGTGGCTCTCAGAACAGTGCTGTGAAGCTGGCTAGCCCGCGGTATATGCTGGTAGCCCCAAGGCTGGGATGGCTTTGGTCCCCACCCCCACTAGTAAATCAGCCGCTCACAGGATTTTAAGGGGCTGGGCGTTGCCCCCATTGTCATGCCAGCAGGGGTCGAAGATGGGGTAGACGGGGGCGTTCTTGAAGGCAGCATTGTAGAAGGAGTACAGGGGGACCAAATTATCGGGGTCATCGGGGTTGTAGAAGGTCACTTCCCCGCTCGTGCAATCAAGATAGACCCCGATGGTCTCAGGGTGGGGGCTACAGTCAAAGGGCATCTGGTTGGTGTCAAATGCCCAGTATGGCTTCCCGGCCTTCTCCTTGTTGTAGCCAATCAGCCAGTAGCCCTCGGCAAAGACCTCACCAGACCCTGAGGTCTTCTGGATCAATCTGCCCTTTCTCTCCGCTTCCTCCGAGACGATGCCCAGGTTCCAGCGCGGTTTCTGGCCCACGAACACCTCCCAGTAGTGCTGCCCCACGCTGAAGCTCTGCCGGGCCACCACGCAGTTGGCCGTGTCGAATTGGCTGGGACTGGAGCTGACGTTCCTGAAACTCCCGCATTTCACCTCCTTCCCGTCCGCTGAGATCTCCAGCTCGGGATGGGCCGTGTCTGGGTCCAGGGTTAGATCCTCCTTCTCCACTGGGAAAGGCAGAAGGGGTCAGAGGAAAGGTTTTATTCTGCAGGTTTATGGCTGTTTCCATCGCAGCCATCGCCTGCTATTGATTTTTGTGGGCCGGGTCGCAGTTTGGAGGGGAGATCTCCCTGGAAAGCACTGGGAGGGACTCTGCCATTGGACTCAGCAGGGCAGTAGGGGGTgtggtgctgcagggagcccggCAGGGGGCTCAGTGAGGGCTGCTCTCCCCTTTCAGTCGGTGCTGGCCCCAACACCCCAGTCACACCGCGCTAGAGGGTGCTGTGCGGCTGGCAGTGGGGTGTATATAcagctgccccatcccagaggtggccgcatctcagtgcCAGCTGACGGATCCCtgttatagaatcacagaatcctagaaatgtagggagggaagggacctcgggaggtcaccTAAAccagccctctgcacagggacagggacaggtaaccctagaccagccctgagagggGTTTGTGAAGCCTGTTCCTAAAAACCTCTAGTGacaggcaatgttccctctaattttctacgtccatgtgcagaatgaattgtatgtgcaccaatatggaggtgatggacggtgggggtggggcagaggggtttggagtgtgggagggggctctggactggggcagagggttggggtgggggggtgagggctctggctggggatgtggggtctGGGGTGaagccggggatgaggggttcagggtgcgggagggggctcagggctggggcagagggttgtggtgctgggctctggggggggcggacatgaggggtttggggtgccggCTGCCCCAAGGCTGCCCcaaggagagaggactccccccagggCTCTCTCACTGCAGCAGCCCAGGGACGGGGGAGAGGTACCTCTCCCCCCGTGTgcggcccttgatagcctgctgcacggCCATgcggcttagagggaacttacGTCACGGGCATCCCACGACCTCCTTTGGAAGCCAGTTCCAGAGCTTAACCGCTATTAGAGTGAGAAACTTTcccctaatagctaacctaaattgCCCTCGGTGCCAATTAAGCCCATTACgtcttgtcctgccttctgtggccatggagaacaatggATCCCCGTCCTCTGTATAACAGCCtgtaacatatctgaagactgttatccgGTCCCCGCTCCGACTTCTCTCCAGACGAAACATGCCCAGTTATTCTAACCTTGCCTCACAGGTCAGCGTTTCTGAACCTCTCATCagttttgctgctctcctctgaactctctccagtttgcccacatctcTGCTAAAGCGCGGCacccaggactggacacagttctccagctggggcctcccCAGCgccgagtagagtgggacagttatcTCCTGTGTCTTACGCGCGCCCCTCCTGCTAACACAAAGTTATAACCAGTCTGGGACGTGTTTTGGGGACCTGTGGGACGAGAGACCCTAAGGATTGTTCTACCCAGCGCTCCGGCCAGCGGGGGGGTCATTTCAGCAGGACCGCTTCCCCTGCCCAGTGACAGCCAGGACTGCACTGAAGGGCAGGGGGGAAACTGAGTCGCTGCCCACACTCACCCCGCTTATCCTGGGAGCGCAAACTAGCCCACGGGAGACCCCTGATGATCCTATAGGCCTAACCCCCCAGATTTCCCCCTGCACCACTccaagggtggggggagctgtgaCCTGTTGTGGGGGCTGAGGCCTGGCTTCTGTCCCCTTTAGCTCCCCCCTCCTCACgttccccagctccccctcctcctcttctctatCTCCCCCCACTTTCCCCTCCAGTTCCTCCATTcttgcccctgctccccccttggCTGGTTCTGTGCAGGATCAGATGCTGGTCTCTGGCTAGTCGTCCTCACTCACCTGGTACCATGACGTCCTTGTGGCCAGTCTCGGTAGCTTTTTTCCTTGGCCACATTTTAATGCTCTGGTGGGAGAGCAGAAGGGCAGTTGAAAGTCTCTCCAGGCACCATTGCTTTATACAAAGACCCTGACCAACACTGGGGCCCTCCATAAGGCAGGGCACttcacagaccccccccccctgccccgaGCAAGATCGGGGACCCTGGCACTCCACAGACCCTCCTTGACTGAGATAGGGGCCCCATCACACTAGGTGTTGCACAGACCTCCTGAGCAAGACTGCAGCCCGTTGCACTGGGTGCTACACTGACCTGGgctgccaggtgctgcccagatACTCAGTGAGAAGCTGTCACTGTCCCGAAGAGCTCACAGCAAGTAGAAATGgcagacaaagagtgggaggggaaacaaaggaccagggaggggaaatgacttggccaaggcAACAGAAAtagtcagtagcagagttgggaacagaccCCATGTGGCCTGAGCCCTGGTCTGTTACCCTATACTCTGTCCTACAGTAGTTTTAAGGTGTTTCAGCTACAACCACCACCGACCCAAACATGACAAAATGAGGGAACGCCCATCCCCATTGGGAAAGGTGTGAGAGGTCACAGCAAAGCATGCTCTGACAGCCTCGGTAAAATCAGGGCTGGACGGAGGTGACCGAGCTCATATTGCTGCTGTGCTCCTCTCTAGGCACAAAAATTGTGATGTGTTAACTATGGATGCCCTAGACTGGTCTAAAGGGGCTCAGACCTGTACAGCCTGTTCCCAGCAAGGAAGGGAAATTGATCTTGGGCGTATTGAATTTGTGGCTAAAGGAAAATAGGATCAAGTGGTTCTGTCTCATTTCCTTGTCAACGGGGAATTGAAGAATATCAGAACGCAGTTCAGCGAGCGAAGGAACAGCTGAAACGGTCCTGGAGCTCGCCAAAGCAGGAGATGACTCTGAGACGTCTGGTTCTTTACACAGCAGATGGTAGAGATGCAGATCTTTCACCATCTTCATGTACTAACTCAGGTTCCAACTGTGATCAAGTTGCACCGGGGCTTTATCTAAACTTCAGTATCTGGACCTTAAAATGAGCCAGAGCTATGGGCAAGGGCATGTGGGCAAAGGGAGAAGGGGGGACTGTGATGATTTGCGGAACCTATGTACAGTTCATGAGTTTGGATTGACGTTCGGAGCTCCCTGTGTGCATGTATCCAGCTACCATCTCCATTTTGATTGTAAGCCTGGTCTGTGCCTTCCCTACTGTCCTTCTACCTCCATCTCAGAGGGAAATTCCAAGGCATGGTGACACAGGAGGGTCGTTAAACCTTGATGGTCCTCTATTCACATGAAGGCAcccagatcagtggttctcaatcattCCAGACTGCTGGAcacctttcaggaggctgatttgtcttgccgactgccaagtttcacctcatttgaAAACTACTTTCTGacaaaatcagacagaaaaatacaaaagtgtcacagcaccccGTTACTGagaaatggctgactttctcatttttgccatataattataaaataaatcgattggaatataaatgttgtacttacgtaagcctgtttttcacttgtgagcccaAGGTTCCCAAGGTGAGCATACTCTTTCTGCACTAAACACCGGAACTGAGTTAGCGTGGAGTCACTAAACTTCCTTTGCAGACCACAGCCTGAGGACAGCTCAAGAAGCTCCTTGCTGACTGGCAGAGAGGTGCTGGTCACATCTGACAAAAGGAATGGGTTTCCTACCCTGTCGAGTTGAGCGGAGCTGCGTTGAATGTTGGATAA comes from Lepidochelys kempii isolate rLepKem1 chromosome 6, rLepKem1.hap2, whole genome shotgun sequence and encodes:
- the LOC140913709 gene encoding tripartite motif-containing protein 72-like, producing MAAPSIKMWPRKKATETGHKDVMVPVEKEDLTLDPDTAHPELEISADGKEVKCGSFRNVSSSPSQFDTANCVVARQSFSVGQHYWEVFVGQKPRWNLGIVSEEAERKGRLIQKTSGSGEVFAEGYWLIGYNKEKAGKPYWAFDTNQMPFDCSPHPETIGVYLDCTSGEVTFYNPDDPDNLVPLYSFYNAAFKNAPVYPIFDPCWHDNGGNAQPLKIL